The following are encoded in a window of Cycloclasticus pugetii PS-1 genomic DNA:
- a CDS encoding DUF1244 domain-containing protein — MMDKQTQLEIEAATFRRILKHLQTKTDVQNIDLMNLADFCRNCFSKWYMAEAKERDVDIDYEAAREVVYGMTFAEWKEKYQLPATPEQLAEFEAGEARRKGG, encoded by the coding sequence ATGATGGATAAACAAACACAATTAGAAATTGAAGCCGCCACTTTTAGGCGAATTCTTAAACACTTACAAACGAAGACAGATGTGCAAAATATTGATTTGATGAATTTGGCAGACTTTTGCCGAAATTGTTTTTCTAAATGGTATATGGCTGAAGCGAAAGAACGAGATGTTGATATTGATTATGAAGCGGCTAGAGAGGTTGTGTATGGCATGACGTTTGCCGAATGGAAAGAGAAATATCAATTACCAGCAACACCTGAACAGTTAGCAGAATTTGAAGCCGGTGAGGCAAGACGTAAAGGAGGTTAG
- the zapE gene encoding cell division protein ZapE: MSPLERYELDLAQKSFIKDDAQKVIIQCLNDLYKELLNTPSQLTEKKGFFSIFKAKSEPLLLAPKGLYLWGGVGQGKTYLMDIFYDSLPFKEKQRTHFHRFMQKVHKQLGEIKNVEDPLQKVADGISQRCRVLCFDEFFVSDITDAMLLGRLFEALFKRGICLVATSNIEPDGLYKDGLQRARFLPAIEALKANCKVRKLDSGTDYRLRELEQAEIYHSPLDDQTDKILNELFEHLTVADVEPESALEIEGRIIDVKHCSEGVVWFDYQVICDIPRGSADYIEISRCFHTVLISDVVVMNDMSNDHANRFVNLVDELYAHNVKLIMSAQVSAEKLYQGKKLAFQFERTVSRLLEMQSHEYLERPHLP, translated from the coding sequence ATGAGCCCATTAGAACGCTATGAACTTGATCTGGCGCAAAAAAGTTTTATTAAAGATGATGCACAGAAAGTCATTATTCAGTGTTTAAATGATTTGTATAAAGAGCTGCTCAATACACCCTCCCAGCTAACTGAAAAGAAAGGTTTTTTTTCTATATTTAAGGCCAAATCAGAACCTCTTTTATTGGCGCCCAAAGGGCTCTACTTATGGGGAGGTGTAGGGCAGGGCAAAACCTATCTTATGGATATCTTTTACGATTCTTTACCATTTAAAGAAAAGCAGCGAACACATTTTCATCGGTTTATGCAAAAAGTTCATAAACAACTCGGTGAGATAAAAAATGTTGAAGATCCACTACAAAAGGTGGCCGATGGAATATCACAACGTTGTAGGGTGTTGTGTTTTGATGAGTTTTTTGTTTCCGATATTACCGACGCAATGCTGTTAGGCCGCTTGTTTGAGGCTTTATTTAAGCGTGGTATCTGTTTAGTTGCAACGTCTAATATCGAGCCGGATGGTTTATATAAGGATGGACTACAACGGGCAAGGTTTTTACCCGCTATCGAGGCATTGAAGGCCAACTGTAAGGTTAGAAAATTAGACAGTGGAACAGATTACCGATTGCGAGAATTAGAACAGGCGGAAATCTATCATTCTCCCTTGGATGATCAAACAGACAAAATATTAAATGAGTTGTTTGAACACTTAACCGTTGCAGATGTTGAACCTGAGTCAGCACTTGAAATAGAGGGGCGGATTATTGATGTAAAGCATTGCTCAGAAGGGGTTGTATGGTTTGATTATCAAGTCATTTGTGATATTCCACGTGGTTCAGCTGACTACATTGAAATTTCGCGCTGTTTTCACACCGTATTGATATCAGACGTTGTGGTAATGAATGATATGAGTAATGACCATGCGAACCGTTTTGTTAATTTAGTCGATGAGTTATATGCTCATAATGTTAAATTAATTATGTCAGCACAAGTGTCTGCTGAGAAGTTGTATCAAGGTAAAAAGCTGGCTTTTCAATTTGAACGTACAGTCAGTCGTTTGCTTGAAATGCAATCACATGAATATTTAGAAAGGCCTCACTTACCCTAA
- a CDS encoding septation protein A, with protein MKLLTDFFPILLFFIVYKWQGIYAATVVAIIASGLQVASFWLKNKRVDSTHIMTFCLMLLFGGATLYLQNETFIKWKPTVINWLFAFACISTHFIGNTPLVKRMMSGGLTLSDKIWTKLNGIWALFFVVQGLLNLYVMYNFDTDTWVDFKLFGMLGLTIMFIVAQGIYLTKHIEDPINQPDNHN; from the coding sequence ATGAAACTTCTGACTGATTTTTTTCCAATATTACTATTTTTTATTGTCTACAAATGGCAAGGCATATACGCTGCAACAGTTGTCGCAATTATTGCGTCTGGCCTTCAGGTTGCTTCATTTTGGCTTAAAAATAAACGAGTCGATTCAACACATATAATGACTTTCTGCCTTATGCTTCTTTTTGGTGGCGCAACACTCTACCTACAAAATGAAACCTTCATTAAATGGAAACCCACAGTGATCAATTGGCTTTTTGCCTTTGCTTGCATTTCCACGCACTTTATTGGTAACACCCCTCTTGTTAAACGCATGATGAGCGGTGGATTAACACTTTCTGACAAAATTTGGACAAAACTAAATGGCATTTGGGCTCTTTTCTTTGTAGTACAAGGGCTTTTAAACCTGTATGTTATGTACAATTTCGACACAGATACTTGGGTAGATTTCAAATTGTTTGGAATGCTTGGGTTAACAATAATGTTTATTGTGGCTCAAGGCATTTACCTTACCAAGCACATCGAAGACCCTATAAACCAACCAGATAACCATAACTAG
- a CDS encoding BolA family protein, with product MTNRTDIIKDTLNKAIQPEFIQVLDDSQSHAGHEGAKSGGGHFYLTIVSNKFENKSRIQRHQLIYRALGDMMKSDIHALSIKAFTPEEKPTTGDLNEG from the coding sequence ATGACAAACCGTACAGATATAATAAAAGACACTTTAAATAAGGCTATTCAGCCCGAGTTCATTCAAGTATTAGATGATAGCCAATCTCATGCAGGGCATGAAGGTGCTAAATCAGGTGGTGGGCATTTTTACCTGACCATTGTTTCTAATAAATTTGAAAATAAATCAAGAATTCAACGTCACCAGCTTATTTATCGAGCATTAGGTGACATGATGAAAAGCGACATTCATGCACTTAGCATTAAAGCCTTTACACCAGAAGAAAAACCGACAACAGGAGATTTAAATGAAGGGTAA
- a CDS encoding peptidylprolyl isomerase produces the protein MKGKLVIIGSILLASIAPQAFANEDPTIAIVNGQELKQSTLQFYALERRQIDSKNNVPMNQLVDDIVNMQLLKEEAHKNKLDKSSDFKARMKFINLSMLSQVAMIDFLDNNPIPEERLKEEYDANINEMDVTELKASHILVSEEAQAKEVIEKLNKGTPFATLAKEYSTGPSGPKGGDLGWFAPQRMVPEFSKAVLSLKDNEYTKQAVQTQFGWHIILRTGKRDGTPPTFEQVKPSITASLEQEHIQKHINDLRKKAKIEITPQKPQ, from the coding sequence ATGAAGGGTAAATTAGTCATCATTGGTTCAATTTTACTAGCATCTATCGCCCCACAGGCATTCGCAAACGAAGACCCAACCATCGCTATTGTTAATGGACAAGAACTCAAACAATCAACCTTACAGTTTTACGCCCTAGAAAGGCGTCAAATCGATTCAAAAAACAATGTCCCAATGAACCAACTGGTTGATGATATCGTTAACATGCAACTCCTAAAAGAAGAAGCTCATAAGAATAAGTTAGACAAATCTTCTGACTTTAAGGCACGCATGAAGTTTATTAATTTAAGCATGCTTTCTCAAGTCGCTATGATTGACTTTCTTGACAACAACCCTATTCCTGAAGAGCGTCTAAAAGAAGAATATGATGCTAACATTAACGAAATGGATGTCACGGAACTTAAAGCTAGCCATATCTTAGTATCAGAAGAAGCGCAGGCGAAAGAAGTTATTGAGAAACTCAACAAAGGTACTCCATTCGCTACACTTGCCAAGGAATACTCAACAGGACCAAGCGGCCCAAAAGGTGGGGATTTAGGTTGGTTTGCTCCGCAACGAATGGTACCTGAGTTCTCGAAAGCCGTGCTTTCTTTGAAAGATAATGAATACACTAAACAGGCTGTACAAACTCAATTTGGTTGGCATATCATTTTACGCACTGGGAAACGTGATGGGACGCCGCCAACGTTTGAACAAGTCAAACCGAGCATTACGGCTAGTCTCGAACAAGAACATATTCAAAAACACATTAATGATTTAAGAAAAAAAGCAAAAATCGAAATCACACCACAAAAACCTCAATAG
- the adk gene encoding adenylate kinase yields MRIILLGGPGSGKGTQSQFITEKYGIPQISTGDMLRAAVKARTPLGIEAKKVMDVGGLVSDEIILGLIKERLTEDDCSKGFLLDGFPRTIPQAIGLANMGIEVDHVIQIAVDDEEIVRRMAGRRVHLDSGRTYHLTYNPPKQEGLDDITGEPLIQRADDHEDIVRDRLTTYHSQTAPLVDFYSKAAETSAVKFSTIEGVGGVQDITAKIFAVLDD; encoded by the coding sequence ATGCGCATAATTTTATTGGGTGGCCCTGGTTCCGGTAAGGGGACACAATCGCAATTTATCACTGAGAAGTACGGTATTCCTCAAATCTCCACGGGAGATATGTTACGAGCTGCCGTTAAAGCTCGCACACCATTAGGTATTGAAGCAAAAAAGGTTATGGATGTCGGCGGCCTTGTCTCTGATGAAATTATTTTAGGCTTAATCAAAGAACGATTAACAGAAGATGATTGTTCAAAAGGTTTCTTGTTAGATGGTTTCCCACGCACAATCCCACAAGCCATTGGCCTTGCAAACATGGGCATAGAGGTTGATCACGTCATACAAATTGCTGTCGATGACGAAGAAATCGTCCGTAGAATGGCTGGAAGGCGCGTGCACTTGGACTCTGGCAGAACATACCACCTTACTTATAACCCGCCTAAACAAGAGGGACTTGATGACATTACTGGTGAGCCATTAATTCAACGTGCCGACGATCATGAAGACATTGTTCGCGATCGCTTAACAACTTACCACTCCCAAACAGCGCCACTTGTTGACTTCTATTCAAAGGCTGCTGAAACATCTGCAGTTAAATTCAGCACCATTGAGGGTGTTGGTGGTGTGCAAGACATTACTGCAAAAATATTCGCAGTACTCGACGACTAG
- a CDS encoding aspartate-semialdehyde dehydrogenase, with the protein MKTYDIAVVGATGAVGETMLSILEERKFPVGNIYPLASSRSAGGTVQFNGKNVKIGNLADFDFSQVQIGLFSAGGSVSAEYAPKAAAAGCVVIDNTSHFRYDEDIPLVVPEVNPEAIAQHTNKGIIANPNCSTIQMLVALKPIYDAVGIERINVATYQAVSGTGKSAIEELAGQTAKLLNGKNAEAKVYPKQIAFNALPQIDVFQDNGYTKEEMKMVWETNKIFNDDSIKVNPTAVRIPVFYGHSEALHIETKEKISVEKVRELMSSFDGITLLDERIDGGYATAVTESAGHDDVYVSRIREDISHPRGLNLWVVADNVRKGAALNSVQIAEVLVKNYL; encoded by the coding sequence ATGAAAACATATGATATTGCTGTTGTTGGCGCTACAGGCGCCGTTGGTGAAACGATGCTATCTATCCTTGAGGAAAGAAAGTTCCCTGTTGGAAATATTTACCCTTTAGCAAGCAGTCGCTCTGCTGGTGGCACTGTTCAATTTAATGGCAAAAACGTAAAAATCGGCAACCTCGCCGACTTTGATTTTAGTCAAGTTCAAATTGGTTTGTTTTCAGCAGGCGGTTCTGTTTCTGCAGAGTATGCGCCTAAAGCTGCCGCTGCCGGTTGTGTTGTTATAGATAACACATCACATTTCCGCTATGACGAAGACATCCCTCTCGTGGTGCCCGAAGTAAACCCAGAGGCCATCGCGCAACATACCAATAAAGGCATTATTGCAAACCCAAACTGCTCAACCATTCAAATGTTGGTTGCTTTAAAACCCATCTATGATGCGGTCGGTATTGAGCGTATAAATGTTGCCACTTACCAAGCCGTTTCAGGCACTGGAAAAAGCGCCATTGAAGAACTAGCTGGGCAAACAGCAAAATTATTAAATGGCAAAAATGCTGAGGCCAAAGTATACCCAAAACAAATAGCCTTTAATGCTTTACCCCAAATTGATGTCTTCCAAGACAACGGCTACACCAAAGAAGAAATGAAAATGGTTTGGGAAACCAACAAAATTTTTAACGATGATTCAATCAAAGTTAACCCAACTGCTGTCAGGATACCTGTTTTTTATGGCCACTCTGAGGCATTGCACATAGAAACTAAAGAGAAAATCAGCGTCGAAAAAGTCCGTGAGCTAATGTCCTCATTTGACGGAATTACACTTCTTGATGAACGCATTGACGGTGGTTATGCAACAGCAGTTACCGAATCAGCAGGTCATGATGATGTTTATGTCAGTCGCATCAGAGAAGATATCTCTCATCCTAGAGGGCTTAACCTCTGGGTCGTTGCAGATAATGTTCGTAAAGGCGCTGCATTAAACAGCGTACAAATTGCCGAAGTACTAGTAAAAAATTATCTTTAG
- a CDS encoding type IV pilus assembly protein FimV — MNKPTKTIAALCLLNSASAHALGVGEITTYSALNQLLKAQIPLVGSKQEDPSNIKIGIASRETFDKAGIDRPHYLTQLKFTPVLGKNGEITVDVRSTATIKEPFVNFILEVEWPQGRTLKEFTILLDPPITMSDVRTNPLELPQTPSITPVTPVNDASVTTYTPPTTTVQTAPASEYGPTKSRDTIWGIAKKLITNNRTVTHQQMMLALYDNNPEAFYKENINALKKGAVLKLPSTEQAESLSPTQASNEYIKHNTLWSSSTTVSSTPAAVAKLDQKDQALAATSDVKKKLENNLDEAKLTLLTPKQDTEKNIPIEGNTTDTPIGSTSSTEQANIAIEMATTLEEENKEVKSRLNDLEKQVDKLQRLLALKDEQLAQLQAAKPVVAESTATTVKPAPIDTPVEKNDSKDNDNTLALYGGGALLVLLGLFLARRKKQRKETQPEDVFSDTPAVVPTIDTDNTDTSSTILEEEPLLSEFIPSEFGSSEHTQEADPLTECDVYIAYGRFQQAEDLIKSAIESEPENLALKLKLLDVYFSSNNAEAFEEQASSLSDLKDSDPDAWNSIVDMGMDICPDSPLFLAPAEENIEIQAAPIQTDDLDLDLEIQQDIEPEEANHDEEPKSEFEFDFDLIKNQDTPQDLSNPTSESIETMFSLAQASLEMEDTESARQTLEEILENGNDSDKEKAQKMLDSL, encoded by the coding sequence ATGAACAAGCCTACAAAAACTATTGCCGCACTTTGCCTGTTAAATTCTGCAAGTGCCCACGCATTAGGTGTCGGGGAAATTACAACGTATTCTGCCTTAAATCAGTTGTTAAAAGCGCAGATTCCGCTTGTTGGCTCCAAACAAGAAGACCCCAGCAATATAAAAATAGGCATTGCTTCAAGAGAGACTTTTGATAAAGCAGGAATTGATAGGCCACACTATCTAACCCAATTAAAGTTCACCCCTGTGCTAGGTAAAAACGGTGAAATTACCGTTGATGTTCGTTCGACTGCAACCATAAAAGAACCTTTCGTAAACTTTATTCTCGAAGTTGAATGGCCCCAGGGGCGTACATTAAAAGAATTTACTATTCTTTTAGATCCGCCCATCACAATGTCTGATGTTAGAACCAACCCACTAGAACTACCTCAAACACCCAGCATTACACCAGTAACACCCGTAAACGATGCATCGGTAACAACATATACACCCCCTACCACTACTGTGCAAACTGCACCTGCCAGTGAATATGGCCCAACAAAAAGTCGCGATACTATCTGGGGTATTGCTAAAAAACTCATTACTAATAATCGTACTGTCACTCATCAACAAATGATGCTGGCCCTTTATGACAATAACCCAGAAGCCTTCTACAAAGAAAATATCAATGCTTTAAAAAAAGGAGCGGTGCTTAAACTTCCAAGCACTGAACAGGCAGAAAGCCTCAGCCCTACACAAGCCAGCAATGAATATATTAAACACAATACACTCTGGTCTTCATCAACTACCGTCTCCAGTACGCCAGCGGCCGTTGCAAAACTAGACCAGAAAGACCAAGCCCTTGCAGCGACATCCGACGTTAAAAAAAAACTTGAAAATAACCTAGATGAGGCAAAACTAACCTTATTAACACCGAAGCAAGATACTGAAAAAAATATACCTATAGAAGGCAACACCACTGATACCCCAATAGGTTCAACAAGCTCTACAGAGCAAGCAAACATTGCCATTGAGATGGCTACAACCCTTGAAGAAGAAAACAAAGAGGTTAAATCACGTCTCAATGATTTAGAAAAACAAGTAGACAAACTACAACGTTTATTAGCTTTAAAAGATGAGCAGCTAGCACAATTACAAGCAGCAAAACCTGTCGTTGCTGAATCAACAGCAACAACTGTAAAGCCAGCCCCTATTGACACACCTGTCGAAAAAAATGATAGCAAGGATAATGATAACACCCTTGCCCTTTATGGCGGCGGCGCGCTCCTTGTTCTACTTGGGCTATTTTTAGCACGTCGAAAAAAGCAACGTAAGGAAACACAGCCTGAGGACGTATTTTCTGATACACCAGCTGTTGTACCAACTATTGATACAGACAATACTGATACCTCATCTACTATACTCGAAGAAGAGCCTCTTTTAAGCGAATTCATACCCAGCGAATTCGGCAGCAGTGAACATACCCAAGAAGCGGACCCTCTAACAGAGTGTGATGTCTATATTGCTTATGGTCGATTCCAACAAGCAGAAGATCTTATCAAAAGCGCGATAGAATCAGAGCCAGAAAACCTAGCTCTTAAATTAAAATTGCTTGATGTTTACTTTTCATCCAATAACGCTGAAGCTTTTGAAGAACAGGCCAGTTCATTATCAGACCTAAAAGATTCAGACCCTGACGCATGGAATAGCATTGTTGATATGGGCATGGACATCTGCCCTGACTCACCACTATTTCTAGCACCAGCAGAAGAAAACATTGAAATTCAAGCAGCACCAATTCAAACTGATGACCTTGACCTTGATTTAGAAATACAACAAGACATTGAGCCTGAAGAAGCTAACCACGACGAAGAACCAAAGAGTGAGTTTGAATTTGATTTTGACCTAATCAAAAATCAAGATACACCACAGGATCTGAGCAACCCTACCAGTGAGAGTATTGAAACCATGTTTTCATTAGCACAAGCTTCTCTCGAAATGGAAGACACAGAGTCGGCTCGTCAAACATTAGAAGAAATATTGGAGAACGGTAACGATTCCGACAAAGAAAAAGCACAAAAGATGCTCGATAGTTTGTAA
- the soxY gene encoding thiosulfate oxidation carrier protein SoxY, with protein MIISRRKFLKLLAVGASTCLTLISPLTSWAAWANDAFNADTLNKAYQHLFGSSTLINSNEVKLKAPKTAENSDAVPISIKTKLKGVDSISIFVQDNPQPLTATFQIPPDTLASVSTRIRLVKTSTVIAVIKAGDKLYSRSQKVKVSSSGCTR; from the coding sequence ATGATTATTTCACGTAGAAAATTTCTAAAATTATTAGCGGTGGGTGCCAGCACTTGTTTAACCTTGATATCTCCCCTCACTAGTTGGGCGGCATGGGCTAACGATGCCTTTAATGCCGACACTCTTAATAAGGCATACCAACATTTATTTGGCTCATCGACCCTCATTAACAGTAACGAGGTAAAGCTAAAGGCGCCTAAAACAGCAGAAAATAGCGATGCTGTTCCTATTTCGATCAAAACCAAGCTAAAAGGTGTCGACTCAATTAGTATTTTTGTACAAGACAACCCTCAACCTTTAACGGCAACCTTTCAAATCCCACCAGATACATTAGCATCTGTGTCGACCCGAATTCGTTTAGTTAAAACTAGCACCGTCATCGCTGTTATCAAAGCAGGAGACAAGTTATATAGTAGAAGCCAAAAAGTAAAAGTCTCATCAAGTGGGTGTACTCGTTAG